The region GCCGCCCAATATCCGCAGCATGTTGCGGTTCATCACCATGCATCTGACGGCGATGGCCTCGAACTCGCTGTTGATGGCGGCGCTGGTGGACGGGTTGCACGCGCCGCTGTTTCCAGCCCAGATCGGGGTAACGGCGATCATTTCGGCAATGATCTTTCTGGTGTCCAAACATTGGGTCTATCGCCAGCCTGGCTGACCGCGTCACCCAACGCGGGCCTGTTTCGCAACCAGCCGGCGTTCATGCAACCAGCCCAGCGTTTCGTCGGTGGGCCGGTCGGGCCGATATTCCGCACCGATGGGCCGCGTCCAACCCAGATCTTCCAGAACCGCGCAGATGTGGCGATAGTCCAGCTCTCCCCG is a window of Paracoccus methylovorus DNA encoding:
- a CDS encoding GtrA family protein gives rise to the protein MSGTRPDLWQIFRFVLVGASSTGLYFLLLWVFQDRIDSIIALTSVCYAISMVYNYALQSWLTFRAGPPNIRSMLRFITMHLTAMASNSLLMAALVDGLHAPLFPAQIGVTAIISAMIFLVSKHWVYRQPG